The nucleotide sequence ATCGGCGCACTGCTGTCCGCGATCGGCATCGCCGGTATGGACCGCCTCGTCCAGCGCAATGTCCTCGCCCTGTCCGGCCGCGCCGTGGAGGCCGCCGGGGACGTCAACACCCTGCTGCTGGACAAGACCGGCACCGTCACGTTCGGCAACCGCCAGGCCGCCGAGTTCCTGCCGGTGGGCGGGACGGCGGTCGAAGAGCTGGCGGACGCCGCGCAGTTGTCGTCGCTGGCCGATGAGACGCCGGAGGGCCGATCGGTCGTGGTGCTGGCGAAGGAGACGTCCGGGCTGCGGGCGCGGGACGAGGGTGAGCTGGGCGAGGCCCGGTTCGTGCCCTTCACCGCGCAGACCCGGATGAGCGGGGTGGACATCGGCGGCCGTCAGGTGCGCAAGGGCGCCGCCTCGGCCGTCGCCGGCTGGGTGGCCGGTCACGGTGGCCGGTCCGGCGCCGATGTCCAGGCGGTCGTGGACCGGATCTCGCAGGAGGGCGGCACCCCGCTGGTGGTCGCCGAACGCGCCGACGGCGCGGCCGCCCGGGTGCTCGGCGTGATCCACCTCAAGGACGTGGTCAAGCACGGGATGCGGGAGCGGTTCGATGAGCTGCGGCGGATGGGCATCCGCACGATCATGATCACCGGCGACAATCCGCTGACCGCGCGGGCCATCGCCGAGGAGGCCGGGGTGGACGACTTCCTGGCGGAGGCCGCGCCCGAGGACAAGATGGCGCTCATCCGGCGGGAGCAGGCGGGCGGCAAGCTGGTGGCGATGACCGGCGACGGCACCAACGACGCCCCGGCGCTGGCCCAGGCGGACGTCGGCGTGGCGATGAACACCGGTACGTCGGCCGCCAAGGAGGCCGGCAACATGGTCGACCTGGACTCCGACCCCACCAAACTCATCGAGATCGTGGAGATCGGCAAGCAACTGCTCATCACGCGCGGCGCGTTGACCACCTTCTCCATCGCCAACGACGTGGCGAAGTACTTCGCCATCATCCCCGCGATGTTCACCGTGGTCTATCCGGGCCTGGAGAAGCTCAACGTCATGCGGCTGCACAGCCCGACCTCGGCCATCGCCTCCGCGATCATCTTCAACGCCCTGATCATCGTCGCGCTGATCCCGCTCGCCCTGCGCGGTGTCCGCTACCGGCCCTCCTCGGCGGCGGACCTGCTCGGTCGCAATATCGGGGTCTACGGCCTCGGCGGGCTCGTGCTGCCCTTCCTCGGCATCAAACTCATCGACCTGGTCGTCCAGTTCATCCCCGGACTCCGCTGACCGACGCCCCGCCAGGACGCCCCGGAAGAAGGCATCGCCGTGACCCGCTCGCTTCCCACCGTGGTCCGCACCCACCTGTCCGCCCTGCGGATCCTGCTCGTGCTCACCGTCGTCACCGGCGTCCTCTACCCGCTCGCCGTCACCGGAGTGGCCCAGGGCGCCTTCCCGCACGAGGCCAACGGCTCACGGATCACCCGGCACGGCACGGTCCTGGGCTCCAGTCTGATCGGCCAGAACTTCGCCCTCCCCAAGACCCACCCGGGGAATCCCAACGAGACACTCAGACCCGATCCCGCGTGGTTCCAGCCCCGCCCGTCCGCCGGCGGCTACGACCCCCTGGCCACCGGGGCCTCCAACCTCGGCCCCAACAACCCGGTCCTGGTCCGGTCGGTCGAGGCGCGGCGTGCCGCGGTCGCGAGGTTCGACGGCGTCGCCCCCAGGGACGTCCCGGCCGACGCGGTCGCCGCCTCCGGCTCCGGCCTCGATCCGCATATCTCCCCGGCGTACGCCTATGAGCAGGTGAACCGGGTCGCCAGGACCCGAGGGCTGCGGCCGGCGACCGTGCACGCGCTGGTCACCGCCCACGTCGAGGACCGCGTCCTCGGCTTCCTGGGCGAGCGGCGGGTGAACGTCGTCCAGCTCAATGCCGCACTGGCCGACCACCGATGAGGCGCCCGGCGCGCACGGCTGCCACCGGGCCGAACGCCGTTCGCACCACCGCGGCCCCGACCCGGAACCTCGCTCAGTAGACTGGACCAGCCAGTCCAGTCGAGAGG is from Streptomyces hygroscopicus and encodes:
- a CDS encoding potassium-transporting ATPase subunit B yields the protein MSSPSRPVSGGLLDPKQLIASLPDAARKLDPRGMVRNPVMFVVEVGALLTTALACRSPSVFAWVITVWLWLTVLFATLSEAVAEGRGKAQAETLRRTKTATVARRLVDWLPGAAGAPEEEVPAAELRLGDHVLVEAGQLIPGDGDVVEGVASVDESAITGESAPVIRESGGDRSAVTGGTKVLSDRIVVKITSRPGETFIDRMIALVEGAARQKTPNEIALNILLASLTIIFLLAVVTLQPFAIYARAEQSIVVLVALVVALIPTTIGALLSAIGIAGMDRLVQRNVLALSGRAVEAAGDVNTLLLDKTGTVTFGNRQAAEFLPVGGTAVEELADAAQLSSLADETPEGRSVVVLAKETSGLRARDEGELGEARFVPFTAQTRMSGVDIGGRQVRKGAASAVAGWVAGHGGRSGADVQAVVDRISQEGGTPLVVAERADGAAARVLGVIHLKDVVKHGMRERFDELRRMGIRTIMITGDNPLTARAIAEEAGVDDFLAEAAPEDKMALIRREQAGGKLVAMTGDGTNDAPALAQADVGVAMNTGTSAAKEAGNMVDLDSDPTKLIEIVEIGKQLLITRGALTTFSIANDVAKYFAIIPAMFTVVYPGLEKLNVMRLHSPTSAIASAIIFNALIIVALIPLALRGVRYRPSSAADLLGRNIGVYGLGGLVLPFLGIKLIDLVVQFIPGLR
- a CDS encoding potassium transporter KtrA, which translates into the protein MTRSLPTVVRTHLSALRILLVLTVVTGVLYPLAVTGVAQGAFPHEANGSRITRHGTVLGSSLIGQNFALPKTHPGNPNETLRPDPAWFQPRPSAGGYDPLATGASNLGPNNPVLVRSVEARRAAVARFDGVAPRDVPADAVAASGSGLDPHISPAYAYEQVNRVARTRGLRPATVHALVTAHVEDRVLGFLGERRVNVVQLNAALADHR